One genomic region from Nostoc sphaeroides encodes:
- a CDS encoding response regulator: MLMLSCELSTLRVLVVDDHELTRLTLQLVFSCQENIQVVGLASNGEEAIEMVKRCHPDVIVLDLQMPVMDGWSASSQIKTISPNTQILGYSSVEDLNFHGTKAMSNFDNICKKDVPTSELIALVRQLGQRAGDGSVAG; the protein is encoded by the coding sequence ATGTTAATGTTATCCTGTGAGCTTTCTACCTTGCGTGTTCTAGTAGTTGATGACCACGAACTGACTCGTTTAACCTTACAATTAGTTTTTTCTTGCCAGGAGAATATTCAAGTAGTAGGTTTAGCCAGTAATGGTGAAGAAGCTATAGAAATGGTTAAACGTTGCCATCCTGACGTAATTGTTCTAGATTTACAGATGCCAGTAATGGATGGCTGGAGTGCGTCTAGTCAAATTAAAACTATATCTCCGAACACCCAGATCCTTGGTTACTCCTCAGTGGAAGACCTAAATTTTCACGGTACAAAGGCAATGTCAAACTTTGATAACATTTGCAAGAAAGATGTACCTACAAGCGAACTTATTGCCTTAGTTAGGCAGTTAGGTCAGCGTGCAGGAGATGGTTCAGTTGCAGGATAA
- a CDS encoding DUF2854 domain-containing protein, with protein sequence MLRQISLGTLGLTIGGILTIMGFVAYGANNATLNLVGFFYGIPLLLGGLALKANELKPVPFTQTTSPSALILRQQQATDTQNKIRKDITRYSYGQDAHLDTTLSFLGLSPSDQERPTVTGLREAEVNGNYALILEFDSPLIPIDVWQKKQEKMTNYFGPGLEVEITQPSENTIELALINTQKESLVSSQ encoded by the coding sequence ATGCTACGCCAAATCTCTTTGGGAACACTCGGTTTAACCATCGGCGGCATATTAACCATTATGGGTTTCGTCGCCTATGGTGCTAATAATGCCACATTAAATCTTGTCGGATTTTTTTACGGAATTCCTCTATTGTTAGGAGGATTGGCGCTGAAAGCTAATGAACTCAAGCCAGTACCCTTTACCCAAACTACGTCACCGTCAGCATTGATATTGCGCCAACAGCAAGCAACTGATACTCAAAATAAAATTCGCAAAGACATCACCCGATATTCTTACGGTCAAGATGCTCATCTAGATACAACACTTTCTTTTCTGGGTTTGAGTCCCTCAGATCAGGAACGACCAACAGTCACAGGCTTGCGAGAAGCAGAAGTCAATGGCAACTATGCCCTAATTTTAGAATTTGATTCACCGCTAATACCAATTGATGTCTGGCAAAAAAAGCAGGAAAAAATGACCAACTATTTTGGCCCTGGATTGGAGGTTGAAATAACGCAGCCATCAGAAAATACAATTGAGCTAGCACTGATCAATACTCAAAAAGAGTCATTAGTCAGTAGTCAATAG
- a CDS encoding response regulator codes for MSGITPFSVSKQPPLILVADDDKTIRVLLRKAMEQEGYRVVEANDGKQCLDAYETIKPDIVLLDAVMPVMDGFTCCKHLLQIARNNLISALATFDTDSSLNNTVISKIWERTPILMITSLDDEESVDRAFEAGATDYVTKPIHWPVLRQRLRRLLQQAQIYKQLEAANQALHHLANVDGLTELANRRRFDDYLNTQWINLAQEECPLSMILCDIDYFKFYNDKYGHPAGDVCLQKVGALLSLKAQKNQDLVARYGGEEFAVIMPYTPASGAVHVAAAIQEGIKDLRIVHDGSAVSQYVTLSMGVATVVPTWESSPSDLIVQADKALYQAKTGGRDRFVSSF; via the coding sequence ATGTCAGGCATAACTCCATTTTCTGTTTCTAAGCAACCACCACTGATTCTAGTAGCTGATGATGACAAGACCATCCGAGTCTTGTTACGTAAAGCTATGGAACAAGAAGGTTATCGAGTGGTCGAGGCCAATGATGGTAAGCAATGTTTAGATGCTTACGAGACTATCAAACCGGATATAGTTTTGCTAGATGCTGTAATGCCTGTGATGGATGGTTTTACCTGCTGTAAGCACTTACTCCAGATTGCTAGGAATAATTTAATCTCAGCCCTTGCAACCTTTGATACTGACTCAAGCCTTAATAATACGGTGATCTCTAAGATATGGGAGCGCACTCCCATATTGATGATCACATCCTTGGATGATGAAGAATCTGTAGACCGTGCTTTTGAAGCAGGGGCGACTGATTATGTCACTAAGCCAATTCACTGGCCTGTATTGCGCCAGCGATTGCGTCGCCTGCTACAGCAAGCGCAAATCTACAAACAGTTAGAGGCGGCAAACCAAGCTTTGCACCACCTCGCCAATGTAGATGGCTTAACTGAGTTGGCAAATCGTCGCCGTTTTGACGATTATCTCAATACTCAGTGGATTAATCTGGCACAAGAGGAGTGTCCCCTGTCAATGATTTTGTGTGATATCGACTATTTTAAGTTTTACAACGATAAATATGGTCATCCGGCTGGGGATGTCTGTTTACAAAAGGTAGGTGCTTTATTAAGCCTCAAGGCGCAAAAAAATCAGGATTTAGTAGCGCGTTATGGTGGCGAAGAATTTGCTGTGATTATGCCATACACCCCTGCATCTGGCGCAGTTCACGTTGCCGCAGCGATACAAGAGGGAATCAAAGATTTGCGAATTGTTCACGATGGATCTGCGGTGAGTCAGTATGTCACGCTAAGTATGGGCGTGGCTACTGTTGTTCCCACTTGGGAATCCTCACCTTCAGATTTGATTGTGCAGGCAGATAAAGCACTCTACCAAGCAAAGACCGGGGGGCGCGATCGCTTTGTCTCAAGTTTTTAA
- a CDS encoding histidine kinase translates to MLKHDYMQVSQDQPIYSEAPLQLLLFVDGRPKSRQQVQRIRAYLKELQAEYSFEVETIDVGQQPYLAEHFKLIATPALIKIHPEPRQVLAGSNIIAQLKNWWPRWQAALDAYLKVQEDLQERIEDNGKATSPKSTIRSVAVSAELIRLSDEIFRLKQEKDNLQEQLQFKDRVIAMLAHDLRNPLTAAAIAIETLQSNYNLDTGQFQRLKPSMTAHLLKQARNQTKVIDRMIADLLEVGRGKDTEFPILPQKIQLGKVCLDVLEELCDRYTAKSQEVEIDIPSDLPYVYADPERIRQVLVNLLDNAIKYTPQGGKISVAGLHRTTQKVQFSIGDTGPGIPVENRDRIFENHFRLQRDEGTEGYGIGLCLCQRIILAHYGQIWVDSAPNNGAWFHFTLPVYPS, encoded by the coding sequence GTGCTGAAACACGATTACATGCAAGTTTCCCAGGATCAGCCTATTTATTCTGAGGCTCCACTCCAGCTGCTACTATTTGTCGATGGACGACCCAAGTCCCGACAACAAGTGCAGCGAATCCGTGCTTACTTAAAAGAATTGCAGGCTGAGTATAGTTTTGAAGTTGAAACTATCGATGTTGGACAACAACCTTACTTAGCAGAACACTTTAAATTGATCGCAACGCCAGCTTTAATCAAAATCCATCCCGAACCACGACAGGTTCTGGCTGGGAGTAATATCATAGCGCAATTGAAAAACTGGTGGCCTCGCTGGCAAGCTGCTCTAGACGCCTATTTAAAAGTACAGGAAGACTTACAAGAACGTATAGAGGACAATGGTAAAGCGACATCGCCTAAATCCACTATTCGTTCAGTTGCTGTTTCTGCGGAACTAATCCGACTCTCAGACGAAATTTTTCGCTTGAAACAGGAAAAAGATAACCTCCAAGAGCAGCTACAGTTTAAAGACCGGGTGATTGCTATGCTGGCGCACGATCTCCGCAATCCGCTAACTGCTGCCGCGATCGCCATCGAAACTCTTCAATCTAATTACAATTTAGACACAGGGCAATTCCAGCGCCTCAAGCCATCGATGACGGCCCATTTATTAAAACAAGCCCGCAATCAAACTAAGGTCATTGACCGGATGATTGCTGATCTTTTAGAGGTAGGTCGTGGAAAAGATACAGAGTTTCCTATCTTACCACAAAAAATACAGCTAGGTAAAGTCTGCTTAGATGTACTAGAAGAATTGTGCGATCGCTACACCGCCAAATCCCAAGAGGTAGAAATAGATATTCCTAGTGACTTGCCTTATGTATATGCTGACCCAGAACGCATCCGCCAAGTGCTAGTGAATCTGTTGGATAATGCCATCAAATATACTCCCCAAGGTGGCAAAATTAGCGTTGCCGGATTGCACCGCACTACCCAAAAAGTTCAGTTTAGTATCGGCGATACTGGGCCTGGTATTCCTGTAGAGAATCGCGATCGCATCTTTGAAAATCACTTCCGCCTACAACGGGATGAAGGTACAGAAGGTTACGGGATTGGTCTTTGTTTATGTCAACGCATCATCCTGGCCCATTATGGTCAAATTTGGGTAGACTCTGCTCCCAATAACGGAGCATGGTTCCACTTCACACTACCAGTTTATCCTTCTTAG
- a CDS encoding chlororespiratory reduction protein 7 → MPDSLMYHQDHFVVLETNQPEQFLTQSELLEKLKITLQQLVIQDLPPDLQKFDTAEAQAQYLLDTTCELDIAPGQYLQWYAVRLEK, encoded by the coding sequence ATGCCAGACTCATTAATGTATCACCAAGATCACTTTGTTGTTCTAGAAACAAATCAACCAGAACAATTCCTGACCCAATCAGAGTTATTAGAAAAGCTCAAAATAACTCTCCAACAACTCGTAATTCAAGATTTGCCGCCTGACTTGCAAAAGTTTGATACTGCGGAAGCTCAAGCACAATATTTACTTGACACCACTTGCGAATTAGATATTGCTCCTGGGCAATATTTGCAGTGGTATGCAGTCCGGTTAGAAAAGTAA
- a CDS encoding sulfate ABC transporter substrate-binding protein — MSLWQRPLKRLQAMAEHRTYRFRLNSLRGFVSLFLVGTVLSVALAACSGGTASNSSSETPAASPVAATKDNVELTLVSFAVTKAAHEAIIPKFVEQWKKDHNQTVVFKQSYGGSGSQTRAVIDGLEADVVHLALAGDTSKIEKAGLIQPGWEKEVPNNGIVSKSVAALVTRPGNPKNIKTWEDLSKDGIKLITADPKTSGVARWNFLALWNSVIKTGGDDAKATEFVTKVYKNVPLLTKDAREATDAFFKQGQGDALINYENEIILAEQKGEKLTAIIPDVNISIDNPIAVVDKNVDKHGTREVAEGFVKYLYTPEAQQEFAKLGFRPADDTLTLSKEVADKFPKVKTLGTVADFGGWDGINKKFFADGAIFDQIQAKKK; from the coding sequence ATGAGTTTGTGGCAACGCCCACTGAAAAGATTACAAGCGATGGCTGAACATAGAACGTATCGGTTCAGACTAAATTCGCTTAGAGGCTTTGTATCACTCTTTTTGGTAGGGACTGTATTGAGTGTGGCGCTTGCTGCCTGCTCTGGTGGAACAGCGAGTAATTCTTCCTCTGAAACCCCTGCTGCCAGTCCTGTTGCTGCAACCAAGGATAATGTTGAACTAACTCTAGTTTCCTTTGCAGTTACTAAAGCGGCTCACGAAGCAATTATTCCTAAATTTGTCGAACAGTGGAAGAAGGATCATAATCAAACTGTCGTCTTCAAGCAAAGCTATGGCGGATCTGGTTCCCAAACTCGCGCCGTTATTGATGGTTTGGAAGCAGATGTTGTCCACTTGGCGCTAGCTGGAGACACCTCAAAGATTGAGAAGGCTGGATTGATTCAGCCAGGATGGGAGAAAGAAGTTCCCAACAATGGTATTGTTTCCAAATCAGTTGCAGCATTAGTCACCCGCCCAGGAAATCCGAAAAACATTAAAACCTGGGAAGATTTATCTAAAGACGGTATAAAACTAATTACCGCCGATCCGAAAACATCAGGAGTTGCTCGCTGGAATTTCTTAGCTCTTTGGAATTCAGTGATTAAAACTGGTGGAGATGATGCGAAAGCGACTGAGTTTGTTACCAAAGTCTACAAAAATGTGCCTTTGTTGACTAAGGATGCTCGTGAAGCTACTGATGCCTTTTTCAAGCAGGGTCAAGGTGATGCCCTGATTAACTATGAAAATGAGATTATCTTGGCAGAACAAAAGGGTGAAAAGTTGACAGCGATTATCCCTGATGTCAATATCTCCATCGATAATCCCATCGCAGTGGTAGATAAAAATGTTGATAAGCACGGTACGCGTGAAGTTGCTGAAGGTTTTGTCAAATATCTATATACTCCAGAGGCTCAACAGGAGTTTGCAAAATTGGGATTCCGACCGGCGGATGATACTTTGACCCTAAGTAAAGAAGTTGCAGACAAATTTCCCAAGGTGAAAACTTTAGGTACAGTTGCAGACTTCGGCGGTTGGGATGGAATAAATAAGAAGTTCTTCGCTGATGGAGCTATTTTTGACCAGATTCAAGCCAAGAAAAAGTAA
- a CDS encoding S-layer homology domain-containing protein, translating to MLPCKRPAVFLIWAVLLTSLTACANSPVAKNLEESLAADPKLQSNPVVFGESQDNQPQAQQNESTLQLPADFPKDIPLYSNAKLQEVTPASGSENRVSTRWLSSDPSNFIASFYSSQFQTNNWQILQQPTDDAGGVFEARRNDLLLKVSIQPKSVTNATPNQPQTATELLIDYVPNSTATAQSTPTTNPNETTNAVPQPGNSQFIGPVSPANLATQPPSTANNQATSIPTAESQVFNDLNKVPQEWRQHIQDLAALGVLSIETEATKSNTATTNQFEPSKIVTHREYARWLIAANNAMYASNPAKQIRLASETTQPVFSDVSAKDPDFPAIQGLAEAGLIPSSLSGDSTVVLFRPDSPLTREQLLLWKLPLDTRQALPSANLDAVKQTWGFQDAARIDPKALRAVLADYQNGEQSNIRRVFGYTTLFQPKKPVTRAEAATVLWYFGSQGEGVSATEALKLKRS from the coding sequence GTGCTTCCCTGTAAACGTCCAGCTGTATTTCTAATTTGGGCTGTTCTACTGACTTCGTTAACAGCCTGTGCTAACAGTCCAGTTGCCAAAAACCTTGAGGAATCTTTGGCGGCAGATCCGAAACTGCAAAGCAATCCAGTTGTCTTTGGAGAATCTCAGGATAACCAACCGCAAGCACAGCAAAACGAATCTACACTTCAGTTACCTGCTGATTTTCCTAAAGATATCCCCCTATATTCCAATGCCAAACTACAGGAAGTTACACCTGCTAGCGGCTCAGAAAACAGAGTCTCAACTCGTTGGTTGAGTTCTGACCCCAGCAACTTTATTGCTAGCTTTTATAGTAGCCAGTTTCAAACAAATAACTGGCAGATTTTGCAACAGCCAACAGATGATGCGGGAGGTGTGTTTGAGGCACGTCGTAACGATTTGCTGTTGAAGGTTTCCATTCAGCCTAAATCAGTTACTAACGCCACACCTAATCAACCCCAAACAGCTACAGAATTACTGATTGACTACGTACCAAATAGTACTGCAACGGCACAATCTACCCCAACTACAAATCCTAACGAAACTACTAACGCCGTTCCTCAACCAGGAAATTCCCAGTTTATTGGCCCGGTATCACCTGCAAACTTGGCAACACAGCCACCAAGTACGGCTAATAACCAAGCAACTTCTATACCCACAGCCGAATCTCAGGTATTCAACGATCTCAATAAAGTACCGCAAGAATGGCGGCAACATATCCAAGACTTAGCTGCATTAGGTGTTTTATCTATAGAAACAGAAGCAACTAAGAGCAATACTGCCACAACTAACCAGTTTGAACCCAGTAAAATTGTTACACATCGGGAATATGCTCGTTGGCTAATTGCTGCTAATAATGCTATGTATGCCAGCAATCCAGCTAAACAAATTCGCTTGGCATCAGAAACTACTCAACCTGTTTTTAGTGATGTGTCTGCAAAAGACCCTGATTTTCCAGCAATTCAGGGATTAGCTGAGGCTGGGTTAATTCCCAGTTCTTTGTCTGGAGATTCTACAGTAGTTTTGTTTCGTCCTGATTCACCCCTAACGCGGGAACAGTTGCTGCTATGGAAATTACCTCTAGATACTCGTCAAGCTTTACCCTCTGCTAACTTAGATGCAGTCAAACAAACCTGGGGCTTCCAAGACGCGGCGCGAATTGACCCCAAGGCTTTAAGAGCAGTGTTGGCTGATTACCAGAATGGCGAACAATCGAATATTCGACGGGTGTTTGGTTATACGACTCTGTTTCAACCCAAAAAACCAGTAACTCGTGCTGAGGCTGCTACAGTTTTGTGGTACTTTGGCAGTCAGGGTGAGGGTGTATCGGCTACTGAGGCTTTGAAATTAAAGCGAAGTTAA
- a CDS encoding SGNH/GDSL hydrolase family protein, whose product MKKQAVAVGFVLLSFMLPLKANAASFSKFYVFGDSLSDTGNVFTATNGLATPTTAIPQEPPYFQGRFSNDQVWVDYLGNQLGLNPTPYLISNPTIPNQGINFAVGGASSGQGNAVVPSAPLPGVLEQVGLLTQPILQANQKLDPNALYAVWGGANDYVFGQATNPAQTVQNLSDSVGLLASSGAKNILVFNLPDLGKIPFAFATGLSSNLTALTNDHNKRLAEELGKFSNSSDLNLISVDVFSLFNQVQANPGKFGFQDAVNPCVVGNFQTIISVCSQPNDYLFFDSVHPTTGVHKLVADTALAAIEAKSVPEPAINLGILALGAFGAVGVLKRQQKRSAGRIVDAQLSHTTVEN is encoded by the coding sequence ATGAAAAAACAAGCTGTAGCGGTAGGATTTGTTCTGTTATCTTTCATGTTGCCGCTCAAAGCGAATGCTGCGAGTTTTTCCAAATTTTATGTATTTGGCGACAGTCTTTCTGATACTGGCAATGTTTTCACTGCTACTAATGGTTTAGCCACTCCAACAACAGCCATTCCCCAAGAGCCACCGTACTTTCAAGGGCGTTTTTCTAATGATCAGGTGTGGGTAGACTACCTGGGAAATCAGCTAGGATTAAATCCTACCCCATACTTAATTTCAAATCCTACTATTCCCAATCAAGGTATTAATTTTGCTGTGGGCGGCGCTAGTTCTGGTCAGGGTAATGCTGTTGTTCCTAGTGCGCCGTTACCGGGAGTACTGGAGCAAGTCGGCTTGTTGACGCAACCAATTCTACAAGCGAATCAGAAGCTTGATCCAAATGCCCTTTATGCTGTATGGGGAGGTGCAAATGATTATGTGTTTGGTCAAGCTACCAATCCGGCTCAAACAGTCCAGAATTTATCAGATTCAGTAGGGTTACTTGCTTCATCTGGCGCAAAAAATATTTTAGTCTTTAACTTGCCTGATTTGGGCAAGATTCCATTTGCATTCGCTACAGGTCTATCTAGCAACTTGACTGCTTTGACAAATGATCATAACAAGAGATTAGCAGAGGAACTAGGCAAATTTAGCAATAGCTCGGACTTGAATCTGATCTCTGTAGATGTGTTTTCCCTATTTAATCAAGTACAAGCAAATCCAGGGAAGTTTGGGTTTCAAGATGCGGTTAACCCTTGCGTAGTAGGAAATTTCCAGACAATCATAAGTGTATGCTCTCAACCAAACGATTATTTGTTCTTTGACTCTGTGCATCCAACAACAGGCGTTCATAAGTTAGTAGCAGATACTGCACTGGCGGCGATTGAGGCTAAGTCTGTCCCGGAACCTGCGATAAACTTGGGGATTTTAGCCCTTGGTGCTTTTGGTGCGGTAGGAGTGCTGAAGCGTCAACAAAAAAGGTCAGCAGGTCGGATTGTTGATGCACAATTGTCTCATACAACAGTCGAAAATTAA
- a CDS encoding NIL domain-containing protein: MATDNTLTNKRIRLRIPKDYHQEPVISRLVSDYGLTVNITAAILGANAVGDGWFDLELQGTDAQIQSGLTYLRDLELEVWDDTKASDW; this comes from the coding sequence ATGGCTACTGACAATACACTTACCAATAAACGGATTCGACTAAGAATTCCTAAGGATTATCACCAGGAACCTGTCATTTCTCGCTTGGTGTCTGACTATGGACTGACTGTGAATATCACGGCAGCGATTTTGGGAGCCAATGCTGTCGGAGATGGTTGGTTTGATCTTGAATTACAAGGAACAGATGCACAAATTCAAAGCGGGTTAACTTATCTCCGCGACTTGGAATTGGAAGTCTGGGATGACACTAAAGCAAGCGATTGGTAA
- the cysT gene encoding sulfate ABC transporter permease subunit CysT — protein sequence MTTVSPSLEVERKTPFWKKLGRVPWTWRITIGYLTVMLFIPIIAMFLKASTEPPARFWAIATSDVALATYNVTFVTAIFAALLNGVFGTLIAWVLVRYDFPLKRVIDATVDLPFALPTSVAGLTLATVYSDNGWIGSLLAPLGIKVSFTRTGVAVAMIFISLPFIVRTVQPVLQEMEREIEEASWCLGASQWQTFWKVILPPLFPTILTGVALGFSRAVGEYGSTVIISSNTPYQDLIAPVLIFQRLEQYDYSGATVIGIVLLSISLVLLLAINFLQAWARRYDSR from the coding sequence ATGACAACTGTATCTCCCTCTCTGGAAGTTGAACGCAAAACACCGTTCTGGAAGAAATTGGGGCGGGTTCCTTGGACTTGGCGAATCACCATAGGATACCTGACAGTGATGTTGTTTATCCCCATAATTGCCATGTTCCTGAAAGCGAGTACGGAACCTCCGGCGAGATTTTGGGCGATCGCAACCAGCGATGTAGCATTAGCAACTTATAATGTCACCTTTGTTACAGCAATATTTGCAGCCTTGCTCAATGGCGTATTTGGTACTCTAATTGCTTGGGTTTTAGTTCGCTACGACTTCCCCTTAAAACGCGTGATTGATGCCACAGTAGATTTACCCTTTGCATTACCAACATCGGTAGCAGGGTTAACACTGGCAACAGTTTACAGCGATAATGGTTGGATAGGTTCGCTACTAGCACCATTGGGAATTAAGGTATCCTTTACCCGCACAGGAGTTGCGGTAGCAATGATATTTATCTCGCTACCTTTTATCGTGAGAACTGTGCAACCCGTGCTTCAGGAAATGGAACGTGAAATTGAAGAAGCCTCTTGGTGTCTGGGTGCTTCTCAATGGCAGACCTTTTGGAAAGTGATTTTGCCACCTCTATTTCCAACGATTTTGACTGGTGTTGCCTTGGGTTTCTCTCGTGCAGTTGGAGAGTATGGATCAACTGTAATTATCTCTTCCAATACTCCTTATCAAGATTTAATCGCACCTGTACTGATTTTCCAGCGATTAGAGCAATATGACTATTCTGGTGCAACAGTAATTGGCATAGTTTTACTATCCATTTCATTGGTACTACTATTGGCAATTAATTTCTTACAAGCATGGGCAAGGCGATATGACAGTAGATAA
- the cysW gene encoding sulfate ABC transporter permease subunit CysW encodes MTVDKPSFHSSASDTDIAKPKEQKSWVPILLIGIAIAYLALVQYIPAINVFVQAFSKGVGPFLSNLTRPAFLHAAWLTLLLAVISLPLNTVFGLCAAWAIARHKFPGRAVVLSIIDLPFSISPVVAGLMIVLLYGRNGWFGPWLQAHDIKIIFAFPGMVLATAFVSMPFVAREVIPVLEEFGKDQEEAARTLGAKDWQIFWRVTLPSIRWGLLYGLILTNARAMGEFGAVSVVSGNIGDQTQSLPLFVEDAYKQYETEAAFSAAVLLALLAVVTLVLKEILERKTRIKDVE; translated from the coding sequence ATGACAGTAGATAAGCCAAGTTTTCACTCATCTGCATCTGATACAGATATAGCCAAGCCGAAAGAGCAGAAAAGTTGGGTGCCAATACTTTTAATTGGTATAGCGATCGCCTATTTAGCCTTAGTTCAATATATCCCGGCAATTAACGTTTTTGTCCAAGCCTTCAGCAAAGGAGTTGGGCCATTTCTATCCAACCTGACACGACCGGCTTTTCTCCATGCTGCTTGGTTAACACTGTTATTAGCTGTGATTTCTCTACCTTTAAATACGGTATTTGGGCTATGTGCAGCGTGGGCGATCGCTCGTCATAAATTTCCCGGACGCGCCGTAGTTTTGAGCATTATTGACTTGCCCTTTTCCATCTCCCCCGTAGTCGCAGGATTGATGATTGTGCTACTTTACGGACGCAATGGCTGGTTTGGCCCTTGGCTCCAGGCTCATGATATCAAGATAATCTTTGCCTTTCCAGGGATGGTACTGGCTACAGCCTTCGTGAGTATGCCCTTTGTGGCGCGGGAAGTCATTCCTGTTTTAGAGGAGTTTGGTAAGGATCAAGAAGAAGCTGCTAGAACTCTAGGTGCAAAAGATTGGCAGATATTTTGGCGCGTCACCTTGCCTAGTATCCGTTGGGGTTTACTCTACGGTTTAATTTTGACCAATGCTAGAGCAATGGGTGAATTCGGCGCAGTTTCGGTGGTATCTGGCAACATTGGTGACCAAACCCAGAGTTTACCACTGTTTGTAGAAGACGCTTACAAACAATATGAAACCGAAGCTGCCTTCTCTGCGGCTGTACTGTTAGCGTTGCTAGCAGTAGTAACCTTGGTGCTGAAGGAGATTCTGGAACGGAAAACCCGCATTAAAGATGTCGAATAG